From a region of the Drosophila virilis strain 15010-1051.87 chromosome 3, Dvir_AGI_RSII-ME, whole genome shotgun sequence genome:
- the Larp4B gene encoding la-related protein Larp4B isoform X1, protein MEYYLGGYVYMNGDAVKIQPPVYTNVPVETAMLATNLFGTPTQIAAPTAAHIPIITAAAAAAGGTPTGTVAPQTAQPAQHSQQQQQQQQQQQQQQHPQPQQHPHQQQQQQLISHTHAHAVAVAAAAAAQQQQQQQQQQQQQSTQTIQTVQAVTPATAQLHLQAHPHPAQQHLQYGHSAQQPLPPPLPLPSTGESIQANALDNTEYAIMNGAIAQTQDGNLVCYTTEALVPGVNNTNLVALEQQQQPELIAQQQQQQLAADECGMPLDKLKQMLATQLDYYFCRENLATDTYLVSQMDSDQYVLIKTVANFNLVKKLTKDINLITEVLRESPNVQVDDEGLRVRPNHKRCIIILREISDNTPLDDVKALFSSDNCPRPIACEFAANNSWYITFESDEDAQKAFKYLREEVKEFQGKPIMARIKPKSFINRIPAVPNIKNGYRLNSPPTATVYDPAAAAGAAAAAAAVSYNAAPQRFVYAGNGALTPATVPYGGQVLIPFQQQPFYTGLMPWQPTTVAAATAAHGQNFYEIGGNLYAANGLAPQAVAANFTTAPPPATQIVTNKPQSGGGGGGRYNSNHRGNPNSLTGTGPRGELRSKPPRNAQQQQQQQTSSHIQSGNIIMPTTLRGISVVPAAIVDPIQQVPLQQQQQQQVQQQQQQQVQQHQQLQQQQQPASSSQQQQVQQQQIVSGNSAGSTRYALKSNWKGGMQKNLDKSYGSHHHYSTQVQTLPTSSHAHHQPQQQPQQQQQQQTHYQLPSSSAASSTHSTYANSHAATLTLAPQPNQQQQAHHHLVVHAAQPVELQEASGGDNVVVEHGGSSHGMQPSRSNMSASSSSSLATSIGGGKEPQQLHWQTRPRRRRRDEDGINYSPGGRVNIYGGSPQQLLSSSSASSTNNVQSSHRESHYGSHEAQPAPPQHRGNYKGNNYNPNYHAQQHASMSHHHHHNHSHSALPAHQQQQQQQQQQQQQHHVPATQQSLGHNYHHHHHHNSIGSNVGNSGGLGVSSSNNNNNSNMSNNIGASSSVGGAGGGGGGGGGGGGGSSNERGLHHGISMGYQGHNAHQQQLQQQQQQQQQQQPAAPAQPPQFDLEASAFPPLPATSAPAHGAHHHHQHQHHSNASMHNSSSNSSSSASGPSHSKQQTANQSQAHHQPGHGAAVVAASSSSAAECSGEEPRSSNHQHADSNAHSSSSNSSTAAPAAGWAENRLADVVRTGKGKARKDAAAVAAQNRHQQQPGQQQQQHLPQQQQYQQQQQQRNLAISPTPAMVVVASAPADNTKNFTKQSSSNNPINVIKCITPNINASNKLSNNNNNANTTTTATATVAIEEAAAAAQQLDKSNKTEDELHPIQGGKQQRLAEGYGQQQQQQPQPSQQQMTNDYVRGMAAPGALPVAGHMPTNSGAGACSGTLAIGLNELSLGQHRKPATTSTQHTKKELNPGAGKDANSNKHKSVANSTSPANSVSTENIAAATTASKLSYAQVAQHHKTAAEAIKDGAVSPTASHKLELVFSDTAATPTADKVAATVSTEKRLAVTSSAVPAVQPGKATGGTQTQPGGAVAKEKDAAQRESRPNAAQIAGSSRQQSKEKPPQHYGSSSDHNTNANQGGRKSRSNNS, encoded by the exons ATGGAATATTACCTAG gAGGTTACGTCTATATGAATGGAGATGCTGTCAAGATTCAGCCGCCTGTTTACACCAATGTTCCTGTTGAAACGGCAATGTTAGCTACCAACCTGTTCGGCACCCCGACACAGATCGCAGCACCGACAGCAGCTCATATACCCATAAtcacggcagcagcagctgcagcaggaggCACACCAACAGGAACAGTAGCGCCCCAAACAGCACAGCCCGCACAGCattcacagcagcagcagcagcagcaacaacaacagcagcagcagcagcatccacagccacaacagcatccacatcagcagcaacagcagcagctcatctCTCATACGCACGCCCACGCTGTGgccgttgccgctgcagccgccgctcagcaacagcagcagcaacaacaacaacaacaacaacaatcaacgcAGACCATCCAAACGGTGCAGGCGGTAACGCCGGCCACGGCCCAGTTGCATCTGCAGGCGCATCCGCATCCGGCACAACAGCATTTGCAGTACGGTCACTCGGCTCAGCAgccgctgccaccgccgctgccgctgccgtccACTGGCGAAAGCATTCAGGCAAACGCACTTGACAATACCGAATACGCCATCATGAATGGAGCCATCGCTCAGACTCAAGATGGCAACCTCGTCTGCTATACCACAGAGGCGCTCGTACCTGGCGTTAACAATACGAATTTAGTTGCcctcgagcagcagcagcagcccgaGCTCatcgcacagcagcagcagcagcagctagcgGCCGATGAATGCGGCATGCCGCTGGACAAGCTCAAGCAGATGCTGGCCACGCAGCTGGACTATTACTTTTGCAG AGAGAATCTGGCAACGGATACTTATTTGGTGTCCCAAATGGACAGCGATCAATATGTGCTCATAAAGACAGTGGCCAACTTTAATCTTGTTAAGAAACTAACCAAGGACATCAATCTGATTACCGAGGTGCTGCGCGAATCGCCCAACGTACAGGTCGATGACGAGGGTCTGCGCGTGCGCCCCAACCACAAACGTTGCATCATCATATTGCGCGAAATATCCGACAACACGCCACTCGATGACGTCAAG GCGCTGTTCAGCAGCGACAACTGCCCTCGCCCGATTGCCTGCGAGTTTGCGGCCAACAATTCGTGGTACATCACATTCGAGTCGGACGAGGATGCGCAGAAGGCCTTCAAGTATTTGCGCGAGGAGGTCAAAGAGTTTCAGGGCAAGCCCATAATGGCGCGCATCAAGCCCAAGTCATTTATTAATAGAATACCTGCAGTACCAAATATCAAGAACGGCTATCGTCTCAACTCACCGCCAACTGCCACAGTCTATGAtccagccgctgccgctggcgccgctgcagctgctgccgccgtcAGCTACAATGCGGCTCCACAACGTTTCGTCTATGCCGGGAATGGCGCCCTTACTCCAGCGACGGTGCCCTACGGTGGCCAGGTTCTGATT CCCTTTCAGCAGCAACCGTTCTACACAGGCCTAATGCCGTGGCAACCGACCACTGTGGCCGCGGCGACGGCAGCGCATGGCCAGAACTTTTATGAGATTGGCGGCAATTTATATGCAGCAAATGGTCTGGCACCGCAGGCTGTGGCTGCCAATTTCACAACTGCACCGCCGCCCGCCACACAAATCGTGACGAATAAGCCGCAGagcggcggtggtggtggcggtCGCTACAATAGCAATCATCGCGGCAATCCGAATAGCCTGACCGGCACAGGACCACGCGGCGAGCTGCGCAGCAAGCCGCCGCGCaatgcacagcaacaacaacaacaacagacgtCTTCGCATATCCAGAGCGGCAACATTATCATGCCCACGACGCTGCGTGGCATCAGCGTGGTGCCGGCTGCCATTGTGGATCCAATACAGCAGgtgccgctgcagcagcaacagcagcagcaggtgcaacaacaacagcaacagcaggtgcaacagcatcagcagctgcagcagcagcagcagccggcgagctccagccagcagcagcaggtgcaacagcagcaaatcgTCAGCGGAAACTCGGCTGGGTCCACGCGATATGCGCTCAAGAGCAACTGGAAGGGTGGCATGCAAAAGAATCTGGACAAGAGCTATGGCAGCCACCATCACTACAGCACCCAGGTGCAAACGCTGCCCACCAGCAGCCATGCTCACCatcagccacagcagcagccgcagcagcagcagcagcagcaaacgcacTATCAATTGCCTTCCTCGAGCGCCGCCAGCTCAACGCACTCAACATATGCCAACTCGCACGCTGCAACGTTGACTCTGGCACCGCAACCtaaccagcagcaacaggcgcaTCATCACCTGGTGGTACATGCTGCACAGCCTGTGGAGCTGCAGGAAGCTAGCGGCGGCGATAATGTTGTTGTCGAGCACGGCGGCAGCTCGCATGGCATGCAACCGAGTCGCAGCAACATGTCAGCCAGCTCCTCATCGTCGCTGGCCACTTCCATTGGCGGCGGCAAGGAACCACAGCAGCTGCACTGGCAGACACGTCCACGCCGTCGCCGGCGCGACGAAGACGGCATCAATTACTCGCCAGGCGGTCGAGTTAAT ATCTATGGCGGatcgccgcagcagctgctctcCTCGTCGTCCGCCTCATCCACGAATAACGTGCAGTCGTCGCATCGCGAGAGTCATTATGGCAGTCATGAGGCGCAGCCGGCGCCGCCGCAGCATCGCGGCAATTACAAGGGCAACAATTATAATCCCAACTATCATGCTCAGCAGCATGCGTCCATgtcgcatcatcatcatcataatcaCAGCCATAGCGCGCTGCCCgcccatcagcagcaacagcagcaacaacaacagcagcagcagcagcatcatgtGCCGGCTACACAGCAAAGCTTGGGCCAtaattatcatcatcatcatcatcacaaCTCCATTGGCAGCAATGTGGGCAACAGCGGCGGGCTCggtgtcagcagcagcaacaacaataacaacagcaacatgtcCAACAACAttggcgccagcagcagcgtaggaggagcaggaggcggcggcggaggaggaggaggcggcggcggcggtagCAGTAATGAGCGCGGCCTGCACCATGGCATTAGCATGGGATATCAGGGCCATAATGCacatcagcaacagttgcagcagcagcagcagcaacaacagcagcagcagccggcggCTCCGGCACAGCCGCCGCAATTCGATTTGGAGGCGTCCGCCTTTCCACCGCTGCCGGCTACCTCGGCGCCGGCACATGGtgcacatcatcatcatcagcatcagcatcacaGCAACGCTTCCATGCATAACTCTAGCAGCAACTCATCCTCATCGGCGAGCGGGCCAAGTCACAGTAAGCAGCAGACGGCCAATCAGAGTCAGGCCCATCATCAGCCGGGACACGGCGCCGCCGTTGTCgcggcgtcgtcgtcgtcggcggCCGAATGCAGCGGCGAGGAGCCGCGTTCAAGCAATCATCAGCATGCCGACAGCAATGCGCATAGTTCCTCGAGCAACTCCTCAACGGCGGCTCCGGCAGCTGGCTGGGCTGAGAATCGACTCGCGGATGTGGTACGCACGGGCAAAGGCAAGGCGCGCAAGgatgccgccgccgtcgccgcacAGAACCGACATCAACAGCAGCctggccagcaacaacagcagcatttgccacagcagcaacaatatcagcagcagcagcagcagcgcaatcTGGCAATTAGTCCCACGCCCGCGATGGTAGTCGtagcttcagctccagctgaCAATACTAAAAACTTTACTAAGCAGAGCTCTAGTAATAACCCGATCAATGTGATAAAGTGTATAACACCAAATATCAATGCCAGCAACAAgttgagcaacaacaataacaatgcgaacacgacgacgacagcaacagcaacagttgctatTGAagaggcagctgctgctgctcagcaGCTGGATAAATCAAACAAGACTGAGGATGAACTGCATCCAATACAAGGCGGCAAGCAGCAGCGCCTAGCCGAGGGCTatggccaacagcaacagcagcagccgcaaccgTCGCAGCAGCAGATGACAAATGACTATGTGCGCGGCATGGCCGCGCCTGGTGCACTGCCCGTGGCCGGGCATATGCCGACGAACTCGGGCGCTGGCGCCTGTAGCGGCACGCTGGCCATCGGCTTAAACGAGCTGAGTTTGGGCCAGCACAGGAAGCCGGCTACGACTAGCACGCAACACACCAAAAAGGAGCTCAACCCTGGCGCTGGCAAAgatgccaacagcaacaaacacaaaagtgTTGCCAACTCCACATCCCCCGCCAATTCAGTGTCAACGGAGAATATTGCGGCCGCGACAACCGCCAGCAAACTAAGCTATGCGCAGGTGGCGCAGCACCATAAGACCGCCGCCGAGGCCATCAAGGACGGCGCTGTCTCCCCCACGGCCAGCCACAAGCTGGAACTAGTCTTTAGCGACACcgccgccacgcccacagccgACAAAGTTGCAGCGACTGTCTCGACTGAGAAGCGTCTGGCCGTAACCTCTTCAGCTGTTCCAGCAGTGCAGCCGGGCAAAGCTACTGGCGGCACGCAGACTCAACCTGGCGGAGCTGTTGCCAAGGAGAAGG ATGCTGCTCAGCGAGAGTCGCGTCCGAATGCGGCGCAGATTGCTGGCAGCTCGCGCCAGCAGAGCAAGGAGAAACCACCGCAACATTATGGATCATCCTCTGATCACAATACGAATGCCAATCAGGGCGGTCGCAAATCGAGATCGAATAACTCTTAA
- the Larp4B gene encoding la-related protein Larp4B isoform X2: MNGDAVKIQPPVYTNVPVETAMLATNLFGTPTQIAAPTAAHIPIITAAAAAAGGTPTGTVAPQTAQPAQHSQQQQQQQQQQQQQQHPQPQQHPHQQQQQQLISHTHAHAVAVAAAAAAQQQQQQQQQQQQQSTQTIQTVQAVTPATAQLHLQAHPHPAQQHLQYGHSAQQPLPPPLPLPSTGESIQANALDNTEYAIMNGAIAQTQDGNLVCYTTEALVPGVNNTNLVALEQQQQPELIAQQQQQQLAADECGMPLDKLKQMLATQLDYYFCRENLATDTYLVSQMDSDQYVLIKTVANFNLVKKLTKDINLITEVLRESPNVQVDDEGLRVRPNHKRCIIILREISDNTPLDDVKALFSSDNCPRPIACEFAANNSWYITFESDEDAQKAFKYLREEVKEFQGKPIMARIKPKSFINRIPAVPNIKNGYRLNSPPTATVYDPAAAAGAAAAAAAVSYNAAPQRFVYAGNGALTPATVPYGGQVLIPFQQQPFYTGLMPWQPTTVAAATAAHGQNFYEIGGNLYAANGLAPQAVAANFTTAPPPATQIVTNKPQSGGGGGGRYNSNHRGNPNSLTGTGPRGELRSKPPRNAQQQQQQQTSSHIQSGNIIMPTTLRGISVVPAAIVDPIQQVPLQQQQQQQVQQQQQQQVQQHQQLQQQQQPASSSQQQQVQQQQIVSGNSAGSTRYALKSNWKGGMQKNLDKSYGSHHHYSTQVQTLPTSSHAHHQPQQQPQQQQQQQTHYQLPSSSAASSTHSTYANSHAATLTLAPQPNQQQQAHHHLVVHAAQPVELQEASGGDNVVVEHGGSSHGMQPSRSNMSASSSSSLATSIGGGKEPQQLHWQTRPRRRRRDEDGINYSPGGRVNIYGGSPQQLLSSSSASSTNNVQSSHRESHYGSHEAQPAPPQHRGNYKGNNYNPNYHAQQHASMSHHHHHNHSHSALPAHQQQQQQQQQQQQQHHVPATQQSLGHNYHHHHHHNSIGSNVGNSGGLGVSSSNNNNNSNMSNNIGASSSVGGAGGGGGGGGGGGGGSSNERGLHHGISMGYQGHNAHQQQLQQQQQQQQQQQPAAPAQPPQFDLEASAFPPLPATSAPAHGAHHHHQHQHHSNASMHNSSSNSSSSASGPSHSKQQTANQSQAHHQPGHGAAVVAASSSSAAECSGEEPRSSNHQHADSNAHSSSSNSSTAAPAAGWAENRLADVVRTGKGKARKDAAAVAAQNRHQQQPGQQQQQHLPQQQQYQQQQQQRNLAISPTPAMVVVASAPADNTKNFTKQSSSNNPINVIKCITPNINASNKLSNNNNNANTTTTATATVAIEEAAAAAQQLDKSNKTEDELHPIQGGKQQRLAEGYGQQQQQQPQPSQQQMTNDYVRGMAAPGALPVAGHMPTNSGAGACSGTLAIGLNELSLGQHRKPATTSTQHTKKELNPGAGKDANSNKHKSVANSTSPANSVSTENIAAATTASKLSYAQVAQHHKTAAEAIKDGAVSPTASHKLELVFSDTAATPTADKVAATVSTEKRLAVTSSAVPAVQPGKATGGTQTQPGGAVAKEKDAAQRESRPNAAQIAGSSRQQSKEKPPQHYGSSSDHNTNANQGGRKSRSNNS, encoded by the exons ATGAATGGAGATGCTGTCAAGATTCAGCCGCCTGTTTACACCAATGTTCCTGTTGAAACGGCAATGTTAGCTACCAACCTGTTCGGCACCCCGACACAGATCGCAGCACCGACAGCAGCTCATATACCCATAAtcacggcagcagcagctgcagcaggaggCACACCAACAGGAACAGTAGCGCCCCAAACAGCACAGCCCGCACAGCattcacagcagcagcagcagcagcaacaacaacagcagcagcagcagcatccacagccacaacagcatccacatcagcagcaacagcagcagctcatctCTCATACGCACGCCCACGCTGTGgccgttgccgctgcagccgccgctcagcaacagcagcagcaacaacaacaacaacaacaacaatcaacgcAGACCATCCAAACGGTGCAGGCGGTAACGCCGGCCACGGCCCAGTTGCATCTGCAGGCGCATCCGCATCCGGCACAACAGCATTTGCAGTACGGTCACTCGGCTCAGCAgccgctgccaccgccgctgccgctgccgtccACTGGCGAAAGCATTCAGGCAAACGCACTTGACAATACCGAATACGCCATCATGAATGGAGCCATCGCTCAGACTCAAGATGGCAACCTCGTCTGCTATACCACAGAGGCGCTCGTACCTGGCGTTAACAATACGAATTTAGTTGCcctcgagcagcagcagcagcccgaGCTCatcgcacagcagcagcagcagcagctagcgGCCGATGAATGCGGCATGCCGCTGGACAAGCTCAAGCAGATGCTGGCCACGCAGCTGGACTATTACTTTTGCAG AGAGAATCTGGCAACGGATACTTATTTGGTGTCCCAAATGGACAGCGATCAATATGTGCTCATAAAGACAGTGGCCAACTTTAATCTTGTTAAGAAACTAACCAAGGACATCAATCTGATTACCGAGGTGCTGCGCGAATCGCCCAACGTACAGGTCGATGACGAGGGTCTGCGCGTGCGCCCCAACCACAAACGTTGCATCATCATATTGCGCGAAATATCCGACAACACGCCACTCGATGACGTCAAG GCGCTGTTCAGCAGCGACAACTGCCCTCGCCCGATTGCCTGCGAGTTTGCGGCCAACAATTCGTGGTACATCACATTCGAGTCGGACGAGGATGCGCAGAAGGCCTTCAAGTATTTGCGCGAGGAGGTCAAAGAGTTTCAGGGCAAGCCCATAATGGCGCGCATCAAGCCCAAGTCATTTATTAATAGAATACCTGCAGTACCAAATATCAAGAACGGCTATCGTCTCAACTCACCGCCAACTGCCACAGTCTATGAtccagccgctgccgctggcgccgctgcagctgctgccgccgtcAGCTACAATGCGGCTCCACAACGTTTCGTCTATGCCGGGAATGGCGCCCTTACTCCAGCGACGGTGCCCTACGGTGGCCAGGTTCTGATT CCCTTTCAGCAGCAACCGTTCTACACAGGCCTAATGCCGTGGCAACCGACCACTGTGGCCGCGGCGACGGCAGCGCATGGCCAGAACTTTTATGAGATTGGCGGCAATTTATATGCAGCAAATGGTCTGGCACCGCAGGCTGTGGCTGCCAATTTCACAACTGCACCGCCGCCCGCCACACAAATCGTGACGAATAAGCCGCAGagcggcggtggtggtggcggtCGCTACAATAGCAATCATCGCGGCAATCCGAATAGCCTGACCGGCACAGGACCACGCGGCGAGCTGCGCAGCAAGCCGCCGCGCaatgcacagcaacaacaacaacaacagacgtCTTCGCATATCCAGAGCGGCAACATTATCATGCCCACGACGCTGCGTGGCATCAGCGTGGTGCCGGCTGCCATTGTGGATCCAATACAGCAGgtgccgctgcagcagcaacagcagcagcaggtgcaacaacaacagcaacagcaggtgcaacagcatcagcagctgcagcagcagcagcagccggcgagctccagccagcagcagcaggtgcaacagcagcaaatcgTCAGCGGAAACTCGGCTGGGTCCACGCGATATGCGCTCAAGAGCAACTGGAAGGGTGGCATGCAAAAGAATCTGGACAAGAGCTATGGCAGCCACCATCACTACAGCACCCAGGTGCAAACGCTGCCCACCAGCAGCCATGCTCACCatcagccacagcagcagccgcagcagcagcagcagcagcaaacgcacTATCAATTGCCTTCCTCGAGCGCCGCCAGCTCAACGCACTCAACATATGCCAACTCGCACGCTGCAACGTTGACTCTGGCACCGCAACCtaaccagcagcaacaggcgcaTCATCACCTGGTGGTACATGCTGCACAGCCTGTGGAGCTGCAGGAAGCTAGCGGCGGCGATAATGTTGTTGTCGAGCACGGCGGCAGCTCGCATGGCATGCAACCGAGTCGCAGCAACATGTCAGCCAGCTCCTCATCGTCGCTGGCCACTTCCATTGGCGGCGGCAAGGAACCACAGCAGCTGCACTGGCAGACACGTCCACGCCGTCGCCGGCGCGACGAAGACGGCATCAATTACTCGCCAGGCGGTCGAGTTAAT ATCTATGGCGGatcgccgcagcagctgctctcCTCGTCGTCCGCCTCATCCACGAATAACGTGCAGTCGTCGCATCGCGAGAGTCATTATGGCAGTCATGAGGCGCAGCCGGCGCCGCCGCAGCATCGCGGCAATTACAAGGGCAACAATTATAATCCCAACTATCATGCTCAGCAGCATGCGTCCATgtcgcatcatcatcatcataatcaCAGCCATAGCGCGCTGCCCgcccatcagcagcaacagcagcaacaacaacagcagcagcagcagcatcatgtGCCGGCTACACAGCAAAGCTTGGGCCAtaattatcatcatcatcatcatcacaaCTCCATTGGCAGCAATGTGGGCAACAGCGGCGGGCTCggtgtcagcagcagcaacaacaataacaacagcaacatgtcCAACAACAttggcgccagcagcagcgtaggaggagcaggaggcggcggcggaggaggaggaggcggcggcggcggtagCAGTAATGAGCGCGGCCTGCACCATGGCATTAGCATGGGATATCAGGGCCATAATGCacatcagcaacagttgcagcagcagcagcagcaacaacagcagcagcagccggcggCTCCGGCACAGCCGCCGCAATTCGATTTGGAGGCGTCCGCCTTTCCACCGCTGCCGGCTACCTCGGCGCCGGCACATGGtgcacatcatcatcatcagcatcagcatcacaGCAACGCTTCCATGCATAACTCTAGCAGCAACTCATCCTCATCGGCGAGCGGGCCAAGTCACAGTAAGCAGCAGACGGCCAATCAGAGTCAGGCCCATCATCAGCCGGGACACGGCGCCGCCGTTGTCgcggcgtcgtcgtcgtcggcggCCGAATGCAGCGGCGAGGAGCCGCGTTCAAGCAATCATCAGCATGCCGACAGCAATGCGCATAGTTCCTCGAGCAACTCCTCAACGGCGGCTCCGGCAGCTGGCTGGGCTGAGAATCGACTCGCGGATGTGGTACGCACGGGCAAAGGCAAGGCGCGCAAGgatgccgccgccgtcgccgcacAGAACCGACATCAACAGCAGCctggccagcaacaacagcagcatttgccacagcagcaacaatatcagcagcagcagcagcagcgcaatcTGGCAATTAGTCCCACGCCCGCGATGGTAGTCGtagcttcagctccagctgaCAATACTAAAAACTTTACTAAGCAGAGCTCTAGTAATAACCCGATCAATGTGATAAAGTGTATAACACCAAATATCAATGCCAGCAACAAgttgagcaacaacaataacaatgcgaacacgacgacgacagcaacagcaacagttgctatTGAagaggcagctgctgctgctcagcaGCTGGATAAATCAAACAAGACTGAGGATGAACTGCATCCAATACAAGGCGGCAAGCAGCAGCGCCTAGCCGAGGGCTatggccaacagcaacagcagcagccgcaaccgTCGCAGCAGCAGATGACAAATGACTATGTGCGCGGCATGGCCGCGCCTGGTGCACTGCCCGTGGCCGGGCATATGCCGACGAACTCGGGCGCTGGCGCCTGTAGCGGCACGCTGGCCATCGGCTTAAACGAGCTGAGTTTGGGCCAGCACAGGAAGCCGGCTACGACTAGCACGCAACACACCAAAAAGGAGCTCAACCCTGGCGCTGGCAAAgatgccaacagcaacaaacacaaaagtgTTGCCAACTCCACATCCCCCGCCAATTCAGTGTCAACGGAGAATATTGCGGCCGCGACAACCGCCAGCAAACTAAGCTATGCGCAGGTGGCGCAGCACCATAAGACCGCCGCCGAGGCCATCAAGGACGGCGCTGTCTCCCCCACGGCCAGCCACAAGCTGGAACTAGTCTTTAGCGACACcgccgccacgcccacagccgACAAAGTTGCAGCGACTGTCTCGACTGAGAAGCGTCTGGCCGTAACCTCTTCAGCTGTTCCAGCAGTGCAGCCGGGCAAAGCTACTGGCGGCACGCAGACTCAACCTGGCGGAGCTGTTGCCAAGGAGAAGG ATGCTGCTCAGCGAGAGTCGCGTCCGAATGCGGCGCAGATTGCTGGCAGCTCGCGCCAGCAGAGCAAGGAGAAACCACCGCAACATTATGGATCATCCTCTGATCACAATACGAATGCCAATCAGGGCGGTCGCAAATCGAGATCGAATAACTCTTAA